A window of Mangifera indica cultivar Alphonso chromosome 13, CATAS_Mindica_2.1, whole genome shotgun sequence contains these coding sequences:
- the LOC123194065 gene encoding mitochondrial outer membrane import complex protein METAXIN-like translates to MEQMEQMEQSQEREDLTLVTRKPCFGLPTACPTCLPVYIYLKLARLPFLLDFNSSYPDSDQIPYVELGTYVAYNNENGGVIGRLKEDGIVDLDSEFQSIPDWITTKAMISSWLADALMYELWVGTGGNSARKIYYSDLAWPIGKVLFLLQIQTVKQHFGITKDNIERREKEIYRRANIAYGALSSRLGEHYFLFENSPSSVDADLLAHVLITLQVLPETSVLRSKLLSHDNLVRYAEKYKVDLIEDGPSSSVPQFHSNPSSSTPQRGPPNWKSKPKTKPKREKTQEEKTFRKRAKYFLAAQLFAVVLFLSVMGRYDSSEVQLDDDGDLSFE, encoded by the exons ATGGAACAAATGGAACAAATGGAACAATCtcaagaaagagaagacttaACTCTGGTGACGAGAAAGCCATGTTTTGGTCTACCCACGGCCTGCCCAACTTGCTTACCCGTTTACATTTATCTCAAACTCGCTCGCTTGCCCTTTCTCTTGGATTTCAACTCTTCTTACCCTGACTCtg ATCAAATTCCTTATGTTGAGTTGGGGACTTATGTGGCTTACAATAATGAGAATGGTGGAGTTATTGGACGTTTAAAGGAAGATGGCATTGTTGATTTGGACAGTGAATTCCAGTCGATCCCAGATTGGATAACAACAAAAGCAATGATTAGTTCGTGGCTTGCAGATGCACTTATGTATGAACTTTGGGTGGGGACTGGGGGAAATTCTGCTCGCAAGATATATTACTCTGATCTAGCCTGGCCGATTGGGAAAGTTTTGTTCCTACTGCAAATCCAAACAGTAAAGCAGCACTTCGGGATAACTAAAGACAACATTGAACGAAGGGAAAAAGAG ATATACAGGAGGGCAAACATTGCATACGGAGCTTTGTCCAGTAGATTAGGGGAGCATTATTTTCTGTTTGAGAACAG TCCATCAAGTGTGGATGCTGATCTTCTTGCTCACGTACTTATTACTCTTCAAGTATTACCA GAAACATCGGTTCTGCGGAGTAAACTGTTAAGTCATGATAATCTTGTAAGATATGCTGAAAAATATAAGGTGGACTTGATAGAGGATGGCCCATCATCTTCTGTTCCACAGTTTCACTCAAACCCGTCCTCATCAACTCCCCAAAGAGGTCCCCCAAATTGGA aATCAAAGCCGAAGACAAAACCTAAGAGGGAAAAAACACAGGAGGAGAAAACTTTCAGAAAAAGGGCCAAATACTTTTTGGCAGCACAGTTGTTTGCAGTTGTGCTCTTTCTGTCTGTGATGGGCAGATATGATTCTTCGGAAGTGCAACTTGATGATGATGGAGACCTCAGTTTCGAGTGA